Below is a window of Pedosphaera parvula Ellin514 DNA.
TGGCTTGCAGATGGTGCATCGCATCCTGGCGCTTTTGATTTTTGCTGCGGTTGCTTTTTCAGCCTGGAGTGCACGCCGGCAGGTAGGATCGAAGAATCCACTTTCAAAACTTAGCCTGAGTTGGATCGGGTTAATTTGTGTGCAGATTTTTCTTGGTGCATACACCATCTGGTCTAATAAAGCTGCAGATGTGGCCACCACGCATGTGCTTGTGGGTGCCCTTTCATTGGTAACCGGCACGATGTTGACCATTGTCTCATTCCGGCTTTTAATTCCCGCCCGTGCGGCAACTAAAACGGTGGCAGAACCTGCAGGTTCTGCTTTCGTATCCAGCAAAGCCGCCAGTGCCAAATGAACAAAGTAGAAGTAGTTACGAAATGAAAGCCACTGCTCAGCCCATGGCAGCAACGACGACGTCCGCAGAAAAGACGCGTTGGGCGGTATTTTCCGACCTGATCAAGCTGCGGCTTACGTTTTTGGTTTTGGTGACCACCTTTGTTGGATTCTATATTGGATTCCGCGGAAGCCTGAACTTTTTACTTTTGCTGCATACGATGCTTGGAACCGCTTTGGTGGCAAGTGGCGCGGCCGCCTTGAACCAATTGCTGGAGCGTGAACACGACTCAAAGATGCGTCGAACTGAGGATCGCCCGTTGCCGTCCGGTCGTATGAAGCCGAGGACGGTTCTCTTGCTGGGAGCAGCATGTGGGGGCTTGGGGCTGATTTATCTGGCGCTGATGGTTAATCTTCTTACCAGCGTCTTGGGGGCGATTACCTTGGGAAGTTATCTGTTTGTTTACACGCCTCTCAAACGTAAAACGACCCTGAATACCGTCATTGGAGCCATTCCGGGAGCATTGCCACCATTGATGGGGTGGACAGCGGCGCGCGATGAAGTTACGTTGGGTGGCTGGTCGTTATTTGCGATTCTTTTCTTCTGGCAACTACCGCATTTCTTTGCGATCGCGTGGATTTATCGCGAGCAGTATGCACATGCCGGATTCATGATGTTGCCGGTGGTTGATGTGAGTGGTGAGCGCACGGGGCGGCAAGCCGTTAGCAACGCATTGGGATTACTCCCGGTGAGTCTGGCTCCTTTTGTTTTGCATCTGGCGGGTCCGATTTATTTATTCGGAGCCTTCGTGCTGGGGCTGGCTTATTTGTGGTATGCCATTCAGTTTTCACGACAGTTAACAGTGCCGCGGGCTCGACAGTTGTTCTTTCTTTCGATTCTTTATCTGCCCTTGCTATTAGGGCTGATGGTTTTTGATAAAATTAAATAACCTAATACGTGTTTTCTTCCGTTGACCTTGGAAACAGTACTGGCTAATTTAGCGGTCTTAGATTTTTGTTAAGTAAGTAATGTTAATACTTGGGTATTTGTTGAACAAGTAATCATAATAATGAGTATGCAGGCATCCAGTCACGCTCCCTCTTCCGCCCATGCTGCAGTTCATCATGATGAGCATCATCATGAACTGGGTTTTTGGCAGAAGTACGTTTTTTCCACTGACCACAAAGTCATTGGGATCCAATACGGCATCACCTCGTTGATCTTCCTGTTCCTGGGATTTTCCTTGATGATGATGATGCGCTGGTCCATTGCGTATCCGGG
It encodes the following:
- the cyoE gene encoding heme o synthase yields the protein MKATAQPMAATTTSAEKTRWAVFSDLIKLRLTFLVLVTTFVGFYIGFRGSLNFLLLLHTMLGTALVASGAAALNQLLEREHDSKMRRTEDRPLPSGRMKPRTVLLLGAACGGLGLIYLALMVNLLTSVLGAITLGSYLFVYTPLKRKTTLNTVIGAIPGALPPLMGWTAARDEVTLGGWSLFAILFFWQLPHFFAIAWIYREQYAHAGFMMLPVVDVSGERTGRQAVSNALGLLPVSLAPFVLHLAGPIYLFGAFVLGLAYLWYAIQFSRQLTVPRARQLFFLSILYLPLLLGLMVFDKIK